A genomic region of Bacilli bacterium PM5-9 contains the following coding sequences:
- a CDS encoding aspartate aminotransferase (product_source=KO:K00812; cath_funfam=3.40.640.10; cog=COG0436; ko=KO:K00812; pfam=PF00155; superfamily=53383) — MSLELSKKVLKISPSATIGMVGKISQLRSEGKDIISFNIGEPDFNTASHINKAMYDAVESGHTKYVSVSGIAELKKAICNKLKNDNNLNYSESQIVVSTGAKHSIYNTVMALVNEGDEVIIPTPCWVSYEEIVKLSDAKCVFVPTNKNDFQLDINAIKNSITDKTKAIIINTPNNPTGCVYSEEILKELGKLACEHDFYIISDEIYEKLIYDNKKHLSTASLNEEVYNRTITINGFAKAYAMTGHRIGYAAYPNNEIAKLASNLQAHTTSNSTSFVQYAALVALEHDQQFVKDMVEEFDRRRKLSFELLDEIPNIKYNKVNGAFYIMIDVSYFINKSYNGVTIKDADDLSLYLLDEALVALVPGKSFQAPNFLRFSYSNSQGNISIGLKRMKDALEKLK; from the coding sequence ATGAGTTTAGAACTATCAAAGAAAGTTTTAAAAATATCACCATCTGCTACTATTGGGATGGTTGGAAAAATAAGTCAACTTCGTAGTGAGGGGAAAGATATTATTTCTTTTAATATTGGAGAACCTGACTTTAATACAGCAAGCCATATTAATAAAGCTATGTATGATGCAGTTGAAAGTGGGCATACAAAATATGTTAGTGTATCAGGAATTGCAGAGTTAAAAAAAGCTATATGTAATAAATTAAAAAATGATAATAATTTGAATTATTCTGAAAGTCAAATTGTTGTTTCAACTGGTGCAAAACATTCTATTTATAATACCGTAATGGCTTTAGTAAATGAAGGTGATGAAGTTATTATTCCGACTCCATGTTGGGTTAGCTATGAAGAAATAGTTAAATTAAGTGATGCAAAGTGTGTCTTTGTACCAACAAATAAGAACGATTTTCAATTAGATATTAATGCAATAAAAAATTCAATTACTGATAAAACAAAAGCTATTATTATTAATACACCAAATAATCCAACTGGATGTGTATATAGTGAAGAAATATTAAAAGAGCTAGGTAAATTAGCATGTGAACATGATTTTTATATAATTTCTGATGAAATATATGAAAAATTAATTTATGATAATAAAAAACATTTATCAACAGCGAGCTTAAACGAAGAAGTTTATAATAGAACAATCACAATTAATGGCTTTGCTAAAGCATATGCTATGACAGGACACCGTATTGGATATGCTGCATATCCTAATAATGAAATTGCTAAGTTAGCTAGTAATCTTCAGGCTCATACAACTTCAAATAGCACATCGTTTGTTCAATATGCTGCTTTAGTGGCATTAGAACATGATCAACAATTCGTTAAAGATATGGTAGAGGAGTTTGATAGACGTCGTAAGTTATCATTTGAGTTATTAGATGAAATACCAAACATAAAATATAATAAAGTAAATGGTGCTTTTTATATCATGATTGATGTATCATATTTCATTAATAAATCATATAATGGTGTAACAATTAAAGATGCTGATGATTTATCATTATATTTATTGGATGAAGCCTTAGTCGCTTTAGTTCCCGGAAAATCATTTCAAGCACCAAATTTCTTGAGATTTTCTTATTCTAATTCCCAAGGAAATATAAGTATAGGATTAAAAAGAATGAAAGATGCATTAGAAAAACTTAAATAG
- a CDS encoding hypothetical protein (product_source=Hypo-rule applied; cleavage_site_network=SignalP-noTM; superfamily=64356) gives MKKRLFLIGFLVLFLNINIQAKNFTAKYTPENPDSYKSTVVGEAKATKDNVEVDRYYEYVGEYDVTYRSYFKKVGDYWFNYQTQSSQVLEKYPYVSTVHFFYNVTKCQAGEPIAYNCVATASNSSKPRIYMEDDIDEYNVETGKYSERTVTTYGNNDFDDYISKKIYYSNKKLAEYYTYTINSKGITVLETIREYFYNGVLKSISVEKSKSNGSYNGGTYKQYNSLGKLLYYDIYSSYDETTYEEIRKYYSNGKIKNKEIIKRTPKGVIKSDSYIKYYKNGKKKTSKNITSDKYGDPNKITYYVYNKIGQLKSNKNGKAYKYTTKVVDWKAKTTLRRQYNKKGKLGKAIKVKSPKVARNFKY, from the coding sequence ATGAAAAAAAGATTGTTTTTAATAGGATTTTTAGTGTTATTTTTAAATATTAATATTCAAGCAAAAAATTTCACAGCTAAATATACACCAGAAAACCCTGACTCGTATAAAAGTACTGTTGTTGGTGAAGCAAAAGCAACAAAAGATAATGTTGAAGTAGATAGATATTATGAATATGTTGGAGAGTACGATGTAACTTATAGAAGTTATTTCAAAAAAGTTGGTGATTATTGGTTTAATTATCAAACTCAAAGTTCTCAAGTTTTAGAAAAGTATCCATATGTTTCAACTGTTCATTTCTTTTATAATGTAACAAAATGTCAAGCAGGTGAACCAATTGCTTATAATTGTGTTGCAACAGCAAGTAATTCTTCAAAGCCACGTATTTATATGGAAGATGATATTGATGAATACAATGTTGAAACTGGAAAATATAGCGAGAGAACAGTTACTACTTATGGAAATAATGATTTTGATGATTATATATCAAAAAAGATTTATTATTCAAATAAAAAGTTAGCTGAATATTATACTTATACAATTAATAGTAAAGGTATCACAGTACTTGAAACTATAAGAGAGTATTTTTATAATGGTGTATTGAAATCAATAAGTGTTGAAAAAAGTAAAAGTAATGGATCATATAATGGTGGAACATATAAACAGTATAATAGTTTAGGAAAGCTTCTTTATTATGATATTTATTCAAGTTATGATGAAACAACGTATGAAGAAATAAGAAAATATTATAGTAATGGCAAAATAAAAAATAAAGAAATTATTAAAAGAACTCCTAAAGGTGTTATAAAAAGTGATAGTTATATAAAATATTATAAAAATGGTAAGAAAAAAACATCTAAAAATATAACTTCCGATAAGTATGGTGATCCAAATAAAATAACTTATTATGTATATAATAAAATTGGGCAATTAAAATCAAATAAAAATGGTAAAGCTTATAAATATACAACAAAAGTAGTTGATTGGAAAGCTAAAACTACTTTAAGAAGACAGTATAATAAAAAAGGTAAGTTAGGAAAAGCAATTAAAGTAAAAAGTCCTAAAGTTGCAAGAAATTTTAAATATTAA
- a CDS encoding DNA-binding YbaB/EbfC family protein (product_source=TIGR00103; cath_funfam=3.30.1310.10; cog=COG0718; ko=KO:K09747; pfam=PF02575; superfamily=82607; tigrfam=TIGR00103) — protein sequence MNINQMMKQAQQMQANVKKAQDELEKKEFEHEVQGIKVKVSGSKQVLSVNIDADLLDEDNKEILEDMLVVALNDVFAKVDQETEAIMSKATGNMKIPGL from the coding sequence ATGAATATTAATCAAATGATGAAACAAGCACAACAAATGCAAGCGAATGTAAAAAAGGCACAAGATGAATTAGAAAAAAAGGAATTTGAACATGAAGTACAAGGAATTAAAGTTAAAGTATCAGGTAGCAAGCAAGTTTTAAGTGTTAATATTGATGCAGACTTATTAGATGAAGATAATAAAGAGATTTTAGAAGATATGTTAGTGGTAGCTTTAAATGATGTTTTTGCAAAGGTTGATCAAGAAACTGAAGCGATTATGTCAAAAGCTACAGGAAATATGAAAATACCAGGATTATAA
- a CDS encoding LPXTG-motif cell wall-anchored protein (product_source=TIGR01167; cog=COG4932; pfam=PF00746; superfamily=81665; tigrfam=TIGR01167; transmembrane_helix_parts=Inside_1_4,TMhelix_5_27,Outside_28_36,TMhelix_37_56,Inside_57_63) has product MKKLVNGLFIIAVVVFMFQSILNVGGINNLPSTGQDMTIIFIFLGLAICAILLFVLIKKRNNK; this is encoded by the coding sequence ATGAAAAAACTAGTTAATGGATTATTTATAATTGCAGTTGTAGTATTTATGTTCCAATCAATTTTAAATGTTGGTGGAATTAATAATTTACCAAGCACTGGACAAGATATGACAATTATTTTTATCTTTTTAGGACTTGCGATTTGTGCAATTTTATTATTTGTTTTAATTAAAAAAAGAAATAATAAGTAA
- a CDS encoding DNA polymerase-3 subunit gamma/tau (product_source=KO:K02343; cath_funfam=1.10.8.60,2.60.40.10,3.30.70.980,3.40.50.300; cog=COG2812; ko=KO:K02343; pfam=PF13177; smart=SM00382; superfamily=48019,52540; tigrfam=TIGR02397), producing MYQSLYRKYRPQTFNDIYGQDAISQTLTNAIIYDKVAHAYLFSGPRGTGKTSTAKLLAKALNCTNIVDGRICDECENCLLVKENNHPDVIEIDAASNNGVDEVRDLIEKVKYAPIKGKKKVYIIDEVHMMSQGAFNALLKTLEEPPEHVVFILATTEQHKVLPTIRSRCQKFNFKKLSEKDIINCLKDVLLSEDCPYDEEALKIISSLCDGGMRDALSLLEQVMIYSNNDISIQATNEALDLVAEKKIEELYNLIIEKKLNDALDYVNELSKKSVDYKQIINEIIKKTMNELIEIKAKQSIDNKQYFLLNMIEKFDESLEKLKYDNSKKLYLDLAIIKSINYGMSTPVIQFENDSKQSENETKEIIEPVIEKIVEPEIESNNIIIEPEVTDSEPEVIDSELEQDVSDNEDFIIEQQVEQTINRVVNNVIDEDEIMNVLVQASRNDLDFVKSKWSLLEDYLININTKKNAGLLIESVPVAASSKAIIVVCSESSEVTLINNPDNIMSISSFIKEMMDEERYCFAITKENWKILKDKYLQLRQVNRLPKAKTILEDVVLKSNEIVKEKPEKENELLKFGKELFEDKLVIKREDDINEY from the coding sequence ATGTATCAATCACTTTATCGAAAGTATCGTCCACAAACCTTTAATGATATTTATGGACAAGATGCAATTTCACAAACTTTAACGAATGCTATTATATATGATAAAGTAGCACATGCTTATTTGTTTTCAGGTCCACGTGGTACAGGTAAAACATCAACTGCAAAACTGTTAGCTAAAGCACTTAACTGTACTAATATTGTTGATGGTAGAATTTGTGATGAATGCGAAAATTGTCTTTTAGTTAAAGAAAATAATCATCCTGATGTTATTGAAATTGACGCTGCTAGTAACAATGGGGTTGATGAAGTAAGAGATTTAATTGAAAAAGTTAAATATGCTCCAATTAAGGGGAAGAAAAAAGTATATATAATTGATGAGGTTCATATGATGTCGCAAGGAGCTTTTAATGCTCTGCTTAAAACATTAGAAGAACCACCAGAACATGTTGTTTTTATTTTAGCAACTACTGAACAACATAAAGTCTTACCAACGATAAGATCTCGTTGTCAAAAATTTAATTTTAAAAAACTAAGTGAAAAAGATATTATAAATTGTTTAAAAGATGTTTTATTAAGTGAGGATTGCCCATATGATGAAGAAGCTTTGAAAATAATTTCTTCGCTTTGTGATGGTGGGATGCGTGATGCATTGAGTCTTTTAGAACAAGTAATGATTTATAGTAATAATGATATAAGTATTCAAGCAACTAATGAAGCACTTGATTTGGTAGCTGAGAAAAAAATTGAGGAACTGTATAATTTAATTATAGAAAAAAAATTAAATGATGCTTTAGATTATGTTAATGAGTTAAGTAAAAAAAGTGTTGATTATAAACAGATAATAAATGAAATAATTAAAAAAACTATGAATGAATTAATTGAAATAAAAGCAAAGCAATCTATTGATAATAAACAATATTTTTTATTGAATATGATTGAAAAGTTTGATGAATCTTTAGAAAAATTAAAATATGATAATAGTAAGAAATTGTATCTTGATTTAGCTATTATTAAATCAATTAATTATGGAATGAGTACACCAGTTATTCAATTTGAAAATGATAGTAAACAATCTGAAAATGAAACTAAAGAAATTATTGAGCCTGTTATTGAAAAGATAGTTGAACCAGAAATTGAAAGTAATAATATAATTATTGAACCTGAAGTAACTGATAGTGAGCCTGAAGTAATTGATAGTGAATTAGAACAAGATGTAAGTGATAATGAAGATTTCATTATTGAACAACAAGTTGAACAAACAATAAATCGTGTAGTTAATAATGTTATTGATGAAGATGAAATAATGAATGTTTTAGTTCAAGCAAGTAGGAACGATTTAGATTTTGTTAAAAGTAAATGGTCATTATTAGAAGACTATTTAATAAATATTAATACAAAGAAAAACGCAGGATTATTAATTGAAAGTGTTCCAGTAGCTGCAAGTTCAAAAGCAATAATTGTTGTGTGTAGTGAAAGTAGTGAAGTAACATTAATCAACAATCCTGATAATATCATGTCAATTTCAAGTTTTATTAAAGAAATGATGGATGAAGAAAGATATTGTTTTGCGATTACAAAAGAAAATTGGAAAATTTTAAAAGATAAATATTTGCAATTAAGACAAGTAAATCGTTTACCAAAAGCAAAAACTATTTTAGAAGATGTAGTTTTAAAAAGTAATGAGATAGTTAAAGAGAAACCAGAAAAAGAAAATGAATTATTAAAATTTGGAAAAGAATTATTCGAAGATAAATTAGTTATAAAAAGAGAGGACGATATTAATGAATATTAA
- a CDS encoding recombination protein RecR (product_source=KO:K06187; cath_funfam=3.40.1360.10; cog=COG0353; ko=KO:K06187; pfam=PF02132,PF13662; smart=SM00278; superfamily=111304; tigrfam=TIGR00615) — MEYPSYLNNLIESLKSFPGIGAKSATRMAFQMLEMDPELINQITTSFQELNAKISYCEICHNLSEGNLCVVCQDITRNTKQICVVSNYKDIYAIEKMNDYNGVYHVLNGDIAINKGITPEKLNISSLLKRINDDIEEVIIATNPTIEGETTALYLNKLLEDYNVNVTRIAHGLPIGANIDYIDELTMLKAFENRKTLLDK; from the coding sequence ATGGAATATCCAAGCTATTTAAATAATTTAATTGAATCATTGAAGTCATTTCCTGGGATTGGTGCTAAATCAGCAACTAGAATGGCTTTTCAAATGTTAGAAATGGATCCAGAATTAATTAATCAAATTACAACGTCTTTTCAAGAGCTGAATGCTAAAATTTCTTATTGTGAAATATGTCATAATTTAAGTGAAGGTAACCTTTGTGTTGTCTGTCAAGATATAACTAGAAATACTAAACAAATTTGTGTTGTTTCTAATTATAAGGATATTTATGCAATTGAAAAAATGAATGATTATAATGGAGTTTATCATGTTTTAAATGGTGATATAGCAATCAATAAAGGAATAACTCCTGAAAAATTGAATATAAGTAGTTTATTAAAAAGAATTAATGATGATATAGAAGAAGTTATTATTGCAACAAATCCAACTATTGAGGGTGAAACAACAGCATTATATCTTAATAAATTATTAGAAGATTATAATGTGAATGTAACAAGAATTGCTCATGGTTTACCGATTGGTGCAAATATTGATTATATTGATGAATTAACAATGTTAAAGGCATTTGAAAATAGAAAAACATTGCTAGATAAGTAA
- a CDS encoding glutamate dehydrogenase (NADP+) (product_source=KO:K00262; cath_funfam=3.40.50.10860,3.40.50.720; cog=COG0334; ko=KO:K00262; pfam=PF00208,PF02812; smart=SM00839; superfamily=51735,53223), producing MKTDKYVEQVINKVKANDAHEKEFIQAVEEVFTSLIPVLDKRPDLVECNILERICEPERMIMFKVPWMDDNGNIQVNRGYRVQFNSAIGPYKGGLRFTKSVTLSIIKFLAFEQVFKNALTGLPIGGGKGGSDFEPIGKSDNEIMRFCQSFMMELHRHIGGNVDSPAGDIGVGKREIGYLFGQYKRLKNQYDAAGVTGKSTDISGSILRPEATGYGIVYFAQEVLKDFNEDLKQKTVAVSGYGNVCWGVCRKVSDLGGKVVTLSSEYGYVYDEAGVNTQEKFDYLLKMRSSDLELEDYAKEFNCEYYPNEKPWNVKVDLVIPCATQNEVDLDDVKKIVSNNVKFLVEGSNMPVTMEAHQYLKDNNIIVAPGKAANAGGVSVSALEMSQNSMRYSWSEEEVDAKLNEIMKKLYQSCKQAAQDYGYGYDLIAGANISGFLKVAEAMKIQGDY from the coding sequence ATGAAAACAGATAAATATGTAGAACAAGTAATCAATAAAGTTAAGGCAAATGATGCACACGAAAAAGAGTTTATTCAAGCAGTTGAAGAAGTGTTTACAAGTTTAATTCCTGTTCTTGATAAAAGACCAGATTTGGTAGAATGTAATATTCTTGAAAGAATATGTGAGCCAGAAAGAATGATAATGTTTAAAGTTCCTTGGATGGATGACAATGGTAATATTCAAGTTAATAGAGGATATCGTGTCCAATTTAATAGTGCAATTGGGCCTTATAAAGGTGGGCTACGCTTTACTAAAAGTGTAACATTAAGTATTATTAAGTTTTTGGCTTTTGAACAAGTTTTTAAAAATGCTTTAACTGGACTACCAATTGGTGGTGGTAAAGGTGGAAGTGATTTTGAACCTATTGGCAAAAGTGATAATGAAATAATGAGATTTTGTCAATCATTTATGATGGAATTACATCGTCATATTGGTGGTAATGTCGATTCACCTGCAGGAGATATTGGTGTTGGTAAAAGAGAAATCGGTTATTTATTTGGACAATATAAACGTTTAAAAAATCAATATGATGCAGCTGGAGTTACAGGAAAAAGCACGGATATTTCAGGTTCAATCTTAAGGCCAGAAGCAACAGGTTATGGAATTGTTTACTTTGCTCAAGAAGTATTAAAAGACTTTAATGAAGATTTAAAACAAAAAACAGTAGCTGTTAGTGGTTATGGAAATGTTTGTTGGGGTGTATGCCGAAAAGTTAGCGATTTAGGTGGTAAAGTTGTTACATTATCTTCAGAATATGGCTATGTATATGATGAGGCAGGAGTTAATACTCAAGAGAAATTTGATTATTTATTGAAAATGCGTTCAAGTGATTTAGAACTTGAAGATTATGCAAAAGAATTTAATTGTGAATATTATCCAAATGAAAAACCATGGAATGTTAAAGTGGATTTAGTTATTCCTTGTGCTACACAAAACGAAGTTGATTTGGATGATGTTAAGAAAATTGTTTCTAACAATGTTAAGTTTCTTGTTGAAGGAAGCAATATGCCTGTAACAATGGAAGCTCATCAATATTTAAAAGACAACAATATCATTGTTGCACCAGGAAAAGCAGCTAATGCTGGTGGTGTTAGTGTATCAGCTTTAGAAATGAGCCAAAACTCAATGAGATATTCATGGAGTGAAGAAGAAGTAGATGCTAAATTAAATGAAATAATGAAAAAATTATATCAATCATGTAAACAAGCAGCTCAAGATTATGGTTATGGATATGACTTGATTGCAGGAGCTAACATTAGTGGATTTTTAAAAGTTGCTGAAGCAATGAAAATACAAGGAGATTATTAG
- a CDS encoding tRNA(adenine34) deaminase (product_source=KO:K11991; cath_funfam=3.40.140.10; cog=COG0590; ko=KO:K11991; pfam=PF14437; superfamily=53927) encodes MSDIDYMKAALNQAYLAYEKDEVPVGAIIVCEDKIIARAHNTNHNDNNPLNHAEINVINQASKILNNKILDDCIMYVTLEPCMMCTGAIINARIKKVFFSTFDLKYGAILSNQFYKDSKEIDWTPGILKEESSKLLKKYFEEKRKEQ; translated from the coding sequence TTGTCTGATATAGATTACATGAAAGCAGCTTTAAATCAAGCATATTTAGCATATGAAAAAGATGAAGTTCCAGTTGGAGCTATTATTGTTTGTGAAGATAAAATAATTGCTAGAGCACACAATACTAACCATAATGATAATAATCCTTTAAATCATGCTGAAATAAATGTAATAAATCAAGCAAGCAAAATTTTAAATAATAAGATTTTAGATGATTGCATAATGTATGTTACCTTAGAACCTTGTATGATGTGTACAGGCGCAATCATTAATGCGAGAATAAAAAAAGTATTTTTTTCTACTTTTGATTTAAAATATGGTGCAATTTTAAGTAATCAATTTTATAAAGATTCAAAAGAAATTGATTGGACACCAGGTATTTTAAAAGAAGAATCTTCAAAGTTATTAAAAAAATATTTTGAAGAAAAAAGAAAGGAACAATAG